TGTCGCTTTGCCGGCGTGGTATACCGCTGGATGGCTCCAGGTTTGCGCCGCTTTTGGAGAGGCGGCGTTGCAGGCTTCCAGGTAGGCGGCATGGGGTTCTGGCAGGCCCTGTTGGCTGCTGGTTTCACAGGCTTTGATCATGGTGGCCAGGGTGGGTAAAAACTCGTTGTTTTCGATGATCGTGCGCGCGGCTTTGAGCTGGGTGGTGGTGTCGAAGCGTTGCAGGCTTTCGAGCCACAAGCGTTTCGCGGCATTAACATCGGTTTCGTTGCCGAAAGCCTTAAAAAACTGGTTGTGATAATTGCGTTTAAAGAGCGCAAATATCTGATTCACAGCATCTATGCGCTGCTCACTGGGAGGCGTATTAGTAGGCCCAGCTGCGGTCGGTGAGTTCTTCTTCAAGGCTGATTTCTCGCGTGGTTCGTTGTGTGCCCGGATCGCCATTGTTGGTGGCGTGTTGGCGTGCCCAGGCTCGCTTAGCGTGTTGTAAAAATTTGGTGTTCCAGCTGGTGTGCAGCTGGTTGCTGTCGCGCCAGTAAAGCACAAATTCAGGTATCAGTGATTGCGCGAATTTTAAGTCGATGTTGGCCAGCCGCAACACATCATACACATCATCAGAGGGTTGCCAGTTAGGGATTATCGCTTTGGGGTCGGTGCTGTGTTCCAGTGCCGACTGGTATTTTTTCCATTGAATGCGTACGTGCTGTACAAACTTGGCGTTCCAATTCTTGTGAGCATCCCCCACGTCTTTCCAATAAAAAATAAATTCGGGTATCGCGTCTTCGCAAAATTCCGAGCGAACACCTAGATTAACGGTGAGCATTTCCATGGCGTCTGGGCTGGGGCGCCAGTTGTCATGCATGTGGGTACCTTGTTCCTGGTGGTTTTGGCGCTCGCAGAATTTGCGCCATTCGCGGGAGGCGTGGGCGATGAATTTGCTGTCCCAGTTTTCTGCTGTATCGCCGCGTTCCCGCCAAAACACCACAAACTCAGCCAGGGCGCTTTCGATAAACTCCCGCTTGATGCCGAGATTGCTTTCCAGGGTTTGCACGGTTTCTTCCGAAGGGCGCCAGCTGGCGAGCAATGCGCTGGCTTTCTGTTGGCGATGTTGCTCGGTTTCAAATTGGCGCCATTGGCGAATGACATGCTGAATAAACTTTGCACCCCAGGAGCGCTGCGGCTCGCCGCGCTCGCGCCAGTAGGTGATGAATTCTGGCACTTGCTCGCGCGCGAAACTGTCTGGAATATTGTGCTGCGCCAATTGCGCCAGGGTGTGATGGTCGGGTTGCCAGTTGGGCGCGATATAGTTTAACCCGGCCGCAGGTCGCGGTGGCGCGGCGCGCGGATTAACGGCTTGGTAAGAGGGTTGTTGGCGCGTGTGTTCGGTTTTTATCCGCTCATTAAAGGCAAAGCGGAATTCGGCTTGCTCTCCGAACTGGCTGGCTCCGAGCAGCAAGACGCCTTTGCTGTGCAGGTTTTTACAAACCCTGGCCAGATCGTGGTCGTCCCAGAAAGGCAGGGCGTTGCGCAAGCGCTGGGTGGTGATGCTGGCCCATTCAAAGCCGTTACTTGGTGTGCCGGTGACGTGACTGGCGAGGTCGGCCAGTGCCGACAGCATAACGGCCTCTTCCAGCCCCAGCGTGGCTGCCAGGCCCGGGTAAACGAGTATGGGTTTTTCAGGAATTAGGGATGATTTCATGGTAGCTCTCAACAGGCAGCTACTCTATCACTTAAGCCGCCCCAGGCGAACCCGGGGCGTTATTTAGAATTTATCGCGAGGAAATCTGTTGTAACTCCGCGGAAAGGTCGGCTGCACCGGATGCTGCGAGGCGGTTGACTTCCGCTGTGAGGTGGCCATAGCCGAGGAAAAATTGTTCGGTACTCAAATCAAGTCGTTTCCCGGTGGTAAACAATTCCACAAATCGGATGTTGTTTTTGCTTAATTCTTTGAGGACGTAGGCGTAATCCTGCGACACGTTGTTGTTGTTGTAATCATTCTCAAGTGGTTTGGTGATTACGATAAACTGGGCGCCGACTGCTTCGGCGGTGTCTCGAATTTTATAAATAAGTTTCATCATCAGCTCTTTTTGCTGCTGCCAGTTGGTGAGCTGTTTCGCTGGCCCCTGCTTGCGACACCCTACCCATTTATCAATCGCCGCGAGAGGGTCGCTGTCGTCTGCGCCCCAAAGCCCAACCACAGATTTGTTGAGGTTGCGATTCATGAAATAAGTGGCGATATTGGTTTCGGCGAGATCCAATTTCCAACTGCCAATGCCGACTTCCAGATTATCGAGGTTGAGCTGTTCGCGCACAATAAAACCAATGTTGTCGGTAGGCCAACCTGAAGCTCGCCTGGGGGGCACATTGGAAACGCAAAGTTCGCCATTGGCTTGTTCGAAGAACAAGGGTTTTTCGACACCCCATGCATCATAGGTGTTTGCTTCGCCAAGGTCGTTATCTGCAAAGTAGGTAAATACCACAACATCAGGTTCGTAACGCAAACCTTCGGAAATCAAACGCAGATAGGATTGCCCGGGGCCGTAGCCGGTGGCGCCAAGGTTTACGGTTTCAAACTTAACCGGCGAACGCTGATTCATAATTTCTTCGAAGTAAGCAGGAATGGTTTCTTCATCTCCCACTCCCCAACCCCAGGTTTGTGAATCGCCCAAAAACACCGCGCGTTTTACACCTTGAGGTTTTTCATACGGCAATTCTTTACCTCGTAGCCCTTTAGCGTTATGGGTAATGATTTTACCGCGATATTCCTTTTGAACATTCGGTAATCCTGCGTAGCCATACACAGAATGATACTGGAAAAAATCTTTGCGCTCTTGGTTGGGCTCGCTATTCACGGAACCAACCACCAAACGTTCGACCGGGTACATTTTATTAAGTACGTAGAACGCGCCTTCACTCAACACGAGTACGAATACCAAACTAATAATGATTAACAAACCATTGAGCAAGCTCTGTTTGACATAGTGTTGAATTTTATTTGGGAGACTGGTGTTCGCGGAATGATTCCCTTCATTTTTATTGTACATAGTTCACCTCATGTGGTCACAACCGGGAGCCGTCACCTGTTAGGGCGTATAACTAAAAAGTTAGGAATACGGGGCGGTAAGGTTGTGACTTGCGACTGGTTATTTTTATTGTGTATGCAAGTACATCTGGCGGCAAATATGGTAAAAAATTGTTAATTAAAAAAGCAATTGGAAATTGGTCGAAGATAAAAAATATTGACGCGAATTTCGTCGTAAAATTGTGACTGCAAAAGCAGTTATGAAAATATTTTTTTGGCAAGTTTAAATCTAGATTAATTTGCTATAGATTGCTTTGCATGTTATTAAAATAAGTGCCGGGCGTGCCGGCACCAAACGCTTGTTTACATTTTGGAGGCTGTCATGGCTTTTCGAATGAGCTGCACGAATTCAGTACGGTAACCGTATTCATCGTTCCCTTTATTTGCTTGCGCCAAGTTGATGGCATCTTCATATTTCCAGTCGCCGGTGTAACGGCCGTTTTTCAGCAGTTGTGCAAAACCTGCGACCGAGGCGGCGAATTCAGCTTCCTGTAATTGCTTCTGCTCTATGCCCGATTGGGTTGTGGGAATCACCTGAGTAATCAGTTTTGATGTTGTTTCACTGGGCAATTTATAGCGTATTTTTAAAAATCCATACTCATTGCTATTGTTTGTGTCACTGCTGGTTTTAGCGTAGCGGCTGGCATCAATCAGTGTTGCACCTGAACCTTTTGGAGTGATTTCGTAGATTGCGGTAACGCTGTGACCGGCGCCAATTTCACCGGCATCAACGGCATCGTTATTAAAGTCTTCCCGGTTGAGTTTGCGGGTTTCGTAACCCAGTAAGCGGTATTCGCTTACGGTGGCAGGGTTAAATTCCACCTGAATCTTTACGTCTTTGGCAATGGGGAACAGCGTACTGGAAGCTTCGGTTACCAATACTTTTTGCGCCTCACTCAGAGTATCTATATATGCGGCAACGCCATTGCCATTTTGCGCGAGATTCTGCATTAACTGGTCGTGGTAGTTACCCGCTCCAAATCCTAATACCGAGAGAAAAATACCCTTATCGCGCTGGCGTTCGACAAAACCTTTGAGCTCTTCGCGGTTGGTTATGCCCACATTAAAGTCACCATCTGTGGCGAGAATAATGCGGTTTACAGCATCCTTTTGGAAGGCGTTCTCGGCGAGTTGATAGGCGAGTTTTATGCCTTGGGCACCCGCTGTGGAACCACCGGCCTGAAGACTATTAAGCGCGTTGAGAATTTTTTGTTTCTCTGCCACTTTGGTGGGTTCCAGTACCGCACCCGCTGCACCGGCGTAAACAGCGATGGCAACCGTGTCGTCGGGGCGTAATTTGCTGAGCAGTAAATTCATGGATTGCTTCACCAGTGGCAGTTTGTCTGGGCTGTTCATCGAGCCGGAAACATCCAGTAGAAATACCAGATTCGATTTCGGTTGCTCCTGCAACGCGTAACCTTTAATTCCAATGTGAATCAGTTTTTTATCGGCATGCCAGGGTGAGGGCAAAACGGTGAGCGTGGGTTTAAAGGGCACAGGCTTATCGTCGGGCACCGGGTAATCGTAGTTAAAGTAATTCACCATTTCTTCGAGGCGCACGGCATCTTTTTGGGGTAATACGCCACTATTGAGTTGACGTCTAACAAAGCTGTACGAGGCGGTATCAACATCAATGGAGAAGGTCGAAACAGGTTCTTCTGCGGTAAGCTTAATAGGGTTGGTTTCAAAATGTTCGAAACGATCACGACCCTCTTCGTGGTAACCCGTGGGCGGTATTACATCGGTTCGCGCTGGGGATGTGAGCACTTTGCCAAGCTTATCCGTAGAATTTACCGAAAGGCTTTGCGTCCTGGTTTGCGCAATAGCGTCGCTCTCGCGTTTGGCGCGGGTTGCTGGGGGCGCTGCGAATCCTTCCGCACGTTGCAATGATTCGCTGAGGCTGGTATCGGGTAAGGCGCCAATATCTTCGGCAGAAATCGCATCCGCCACTTTTCCGGCATCACGCTTAATTTCAATGGAATTTTGTAGTTGGTCTTTAAGTCCGGAAACGCGGACCTCCTCCTCGTACACTTCTTTAGCGGGTTCGGCAACTTGGCGACGCTCATCGTCACTGAATGCCGGGGCGGGCGTTTCCGGTTTGCGTAATTCAATGGTGTTGCTCGCGCCAAAAGGCTCGCCGGGGACTTTTAATACCGGGTTATAGAGTGACACCATTACTCCAAATACCGCCACACACGCAGTGGCTATGCCACCCAATACCCATTTTTGATTTGCATAAAACATGTCTTCGCTCCTGTTG
The DNA window shown above is from Alteromonadaceae bacterium 2753L.S.0a.02 and carries:
- a CDS encoding GDSL-like lipase/acylhydrolase family protein, giving the protein MYNKNEGNHSANTSLPNKIQHYVKQSLLNGLLIIISLVFVLVLSEGAFYVLNKMYPVERLVVGSVNSEPNQERKDFFQYHSVYGYAGLPNVQKEYRGKIITHNAKGLRGKELPYEKPQGVKRAVFLGDSQTWGWGVGDEETIPAYFEEIMNQRSPVKFETVNLGATGYGPGQSYLRLISEGLRYEPDVVVFTYFADNDLGEANTYDAWGVEKPLFFEQANGELCVSNVPPRRASGWPTDNIGFIVREQLNLDNLEVGIGSWKLDLAETNIATYFMNRNLNKSVVGLWGADDSDPLAAIDKWVGCRKQGPAKQLTNWQQQKELMMKLIYKIRDTAEAVGAQFIVITKPLENDYNNNNVSQDYAYVLKELSKNNIRFVELFTTGKRLDLSTEQFFLGYGHLTAEVNRLAASGAADLSAELQQISSR
- a CDS encoding Ca-activated chloride channel family protein; the protein is MQEDDLKKLLEEQRKQAIDPLAKTRAINAALAEFNALHSAANPQQQSAEPASQKTQKKFQGFFNWLRLTSSSRTDNRSEDMFYANQKWVLGGIATACVAVFGVMVSLYNPVLKVPGEPFGASNTIELRKPETPAPAFSDDERRQVAEPAKEVYEEEVRVSGLKDQLQNSIEIKRDAGKVADAISAEDIGALPDTSLSESLQRAEGFAAPPATRAKRESDAIAQTRTQSLSVNSTDKLGKVLTSPARTDVIPPTGYHEEGRDRFEHFETNPIKLTAEEPVSTFSIDVDTASYSFVRRQLNSGVLPQKDAVRLEEMVNYFNYDYPVPDDKPVPFKPTLTVLPSPWHADKKLIHIGIKGYALQEQPKSNLVFLLDVSGSMNSPDKLPLVKQSMNLLLSKLRPDDTVAIAVYAGAAGAVLEPTKVAEKQKILNALNSLQAGGSTAGAQGIKLAYQLAENAFQKDAVNRIILATDGDFNVGITNREELKGFVERQRDKGIFLSVLGFGAGNYHDQLMQNLAQNGNGVAAYIDTLSEAQKVLVTEASSTLFPIAKDVKIQVEFNPATVSEYRLLGYETRKLNREDFNNDAVDAGEIGAGHSVTAIYEITPKGSGATLIDASRYAKTSSDTNNSNEYGFLKIRYKLPSETTSKLITQVIPTTQSGIEQKQLQEAEFAASVAGFAQLLKNGRYTGDWKYEDAINLAQANKGNDEYGYRTEFVQLIRKAMTASKM